From Arcobacter lacus, one genomic window encodes:
- a CDS encoding putative bifunctional diguanylate cyclase/phosphodiesterase: protein MKKTFKNYIFSRQIILVSIVFLISFIFSIYLHTSLAKKEALVQAQAISNQLFSSMYQVMKKGWSRDDVMLFTNSLENNFQGSNYEVNIYRADKVKAIYGEIKEKEKDITLVDVLNGKIDKLDSFNNNIVRNILPLKAITDCKACHPNVNEGDILGVIEVKQNLNSIFDETKYQFIAFFLVIIPIFYILAFISSRYTTKKITDNLELFHGKVESINSIQDFKEFDSKNLDLYFKEFNGIIKNVDLMAERLKNIAVDKELLEFEVKLLDKFIITSDVVKDWREYISDLLLEINKIMETYTLVTIFRVSEDQFEVDVFWIATPSEIQLHMFDKYIYKTIKESDYFEGLTDFKVKHIIANKNENLSFLNEDSFEYKTKSLFLDTPKIGGIVGIGLQSVFSDDPIRHIIVESILTTMANLVGSVKAINKYTQDLEYYAARDPLTDLFNQRVFNDMMRYEIKRAQRHNYSFALMVIDCDNFKPINDNFGHSFGDTLLQTVASTLKKEKRDEDIVARYGGDEFTIILPECTEKEALIVANRISKKMATEKIIAPDGSNIGITISIGICVYPTHTTSQKDMFIIADSMMYQAKEEGKNAIKIPTKNDISDILKLKQEKTALLLKAIENNKIEPYFQPIKPSSKDSDIVIHELLMRIHQDDKIISAFEFIEIAESKGLINIMDLMVIEKAFQKIQDSLYKGLLFINLSPKSLIIGNFIDKINEFAKKYDIDKQKIVFEITERETVKNFTLLEKFVHNLKSEGFKFAIDDFGAGFSSFHYVKKFPIDYLKIDGDFIININNDEKDKAFVSSMITLAKELNIQTIAEFVENEDIIKVLDTLKIDYYQGWHIGKPSQNFTNLKQ from the coding sequence ATGAAAAAAACTTTCAAAAATTATATCTTTTCAAGACAAATAATTTTAGTGTCTATTGTATTTCTAATATCTTTTATTTTTAGTATATATTTACATACATCTTTAGCTAAAAAAGAGGCATTAGTTCAAGCTCAAGCAATATCAAATCAACTTTTCTCATCTATGTATCAAGTTATGAAAAAAGGTTGGAGTAGAGATGATGTTATGCTTTTTACAAACTCTTTGGAAAACAATTTTCAAGGAAGTAATTATGAAGTAAATATCTATAGAGCAGATAAAGTAAAAGCGATTTATGGGGAAATAAAAGAAAAAGAAAAAGATATAACTTTAGTTGATGTTTTAAATGGAAAAATTGATAAACTCGATAGCTTTAACAACAATATCGTAAGAAATATTTTACCTTTAAAAGCGATAACAGATTGCAAAGCTTGTCATCCAAATGTAAATGAAGGTGATATTTTAGGGGTAATAGAAGTTAAACAAAATCTAAACTCTATTTTTGATGAAACTAAATATCAATTTATTGCATTTTTCTTAGTAATTATTCCAATTTTTTATATTTTAGCTTTTATCTCTTCAAGATATACAACTAAAAAAATTACAGACAATTTAGAGTTATTCCATGGTAAAGTTGAAAGTATAAACTCAATACAAGATTTTAAAGAATTTGATTCAAAAAATCTAGATTTATATTTCAAAGAATTTAATGGAATCATTAAAAATGTTGATTTAATGGCAGAAAGGCTCAAAAACATAGCTGTTGATAAAGAATTATTAGAATTTGAAGTAAAACTTTTAGATAAATTTATAATAACTTCTGATGTAGTAAAAGATTGGCGAGAATATATCAGTGATTTACTACTTGAAATAAATAAAATTATGGAAACTTACACTTTAGTAACTATATTTAGAGTTTCAGAAGACCAGTTTGAAGTAGATGTTTTCTGGATTGCAACTCCAAGTGAAATACAACTTCATATGTTTGATAAATATATTTATAAAACTATAAAAGAGTCTGATTATTTCGAGGGACTAACTGACTTTAAAGTTAAACATATTATTGCAAATAAAAATGAAAATTTATCTTTTTTAAATGAAGATTCTTTTGAATATAAAACAAAATCACTATTTTTGGATACTCCAAAAATTGGAGGAATAGTAGGTATTGGTTTACAATCAGTATTCTCTGATGATCCAATAAGACATATAATTGTTGAATCTATTTTAACAACTATGGCAAACTTAGTTGGTTCAGTTAAAGCTATAAACAAATATACTCAAGATTTAGAATATTATGCAGCAAGAGATCCATTAACTGATTTGTTTAATCAAAGAGTATTTAATGATATGATGAGATATGAAATAAAAAGAGCTCAAAGACATAATTATTCATTTGCTTTAATGGTTATAGATTGTGATAACTTTAAACCTATAAACGATAATTTTGGTCACTCTTTTGGTGATACTTTACTTCAAACTGTTGCAAGTACTCTAAAAAAAGAGAAAAGAGATGAAGATATAGTTGCTAGATATGGAGGAGATGAATTTACAATAATACTTCCAGAATGTACAGAAAAAGAAGCATTGATAGTTGCAAATAGAATTTCAAAAAAAATGGCAACAGAAAAAATAATTGCGCCAGATGGTTCAAATATTGGAATTACTATTTCGATTGGAATTTGTGTTTATCCAACACATACAACTTCTCAAAAAGATATGTTTATTATCGCTGATTCTATGATGTATCAAGCAAAAGAAGAAGGTAAAAACGCTATTAAAATACCAACAAAAAATGATATTTCAGATATTTTAAAACTAAAACAAGAAAAAACTGCTCTTCTTTTAAAAGCTATTGAAAATAATAAAATAGAGCCATATTTCCAACCAATAAAACCATCTTCAAAAGATAGTGATATTGTTATTCATGAACTTCTAATGAGAATCCATCAAGATGATAAAATCATTTCAGCTTTTGAATTTATAGAAATTGCTGAATCTAAAGGATTAATTAACATAATGGATTTAATGGTTATAGAAAAAGCTTTCCAAAAGATTCAAGATAGTTTATACAAAGGTCTTTTATTTATCAATCTATCTCCAAAATCACTTATTATTGGGAATTTTATAGATAAAATAAATGAATTTGCAAAAAAATATGATATTGATAAACAAAAAATCGTATTTGAAATAACAGAAAGAGAAACTGTTAAAAACTTTACTCTATTAGAAAAATTTGTGCATAATTTAAAATCAGAAGGTTTCAAATTTGCAATAGATGACTTTGGAGCTGGTTTTTCATCATTCCACTATGTAAAAAAATTCCCTATTGATTATCTAAAAATTGATGGTGATTTTATTATAAATATAAATAATGATGAAAAAGATAAAGCATTTGTAAGTAGTATGATTACTTTAGCAAAAGAGTTAAATATTCAAACAATTGCTGAGTTTGTAGAAAATGAAGATATTATAAAAGTTTTAGATACTTTAAAAATCGATTACTACCAAGGTTGGCATATAGGAAAACCTTCTCAAAATTTCACAAATCTAAAACAATAA
- a CDS encoding DMT family transporter, with amino-acid sequence MNEKLKGILFGIISAICYGTNPLGALFLYEEGLNANSVIFYRFFLASILLGLLMIFQKKSFYVTKREIFILAIMGVLFGISALALYSSFLYMDAGIACTILFVFPVFVAIILAIFFKEKISLITTISIFLALVGIALLYKGGDIKLNFIGVMIVLFSALFYAIYIVVSNKSSIFMSSIKLTFYVSIFCTLTICIYSLFDSSKSIQLLTTTNMWLYALMLAIVPTILSLIFLAKAIQIIGSTPTAIVGAFEPLTAVLIGVTIFDEKFTLQISIGISLILISVILIIIGKSMSLEKIFTTIHKVKYTFLRYWRWK; translated from the coding sequence ATGAATGAAAAATTAAAAGGTATCTTATTTGGTATTATCTCAGCAATTTGTTATGGGACAAATCCTTTAGGTGCTTTATTTCTATATGAAGAAGGATTAAACGCAAATAGTGTTATATTTTATCGATTTTTCTTAGCTTCAATTCTTCTTGGTTTATTGATGATATTTCAAAAAAAATCTTTTTATGTTACAAAAAGAGAAATTTTTATCTTAGCTATAATGGGAGTTCTATTTGGAATATCTGCTTTAGCTTTATACAGTAGTTTTTTATATATGGATGCAGGAATTGCTTGTACGATTCTTTTTGTTTTTCCTGTATTTGTTGCTATTATTTTAGCAATCTTTTTCAAAGAAAAAATATCACTAATAACTACAATATCTATATTTTTAGCACTTGTAGGAATAGCTTTATTATATAAAGGTGGAGATATAAAACTAAACTTTATTGGTGTAATGATAGTTTTATTTTCAGCATTATTTTATGCCATTTATATCGTAGTTTCAAACAAATCTTCGATATTTATGTCTTCAATTAAACTTACTTTTTATGTATCAATATTTTGTACTTTAACGATATGTATCTACTCTCTTTTTGATAGTTCAAAATCTATTCAACTTTTAACAACAACTAATATGTGGTTATATGCTTTGATGTTAGCAATTGTTCCTACAATATTATCTTTGATTTTTTTAGCAAAAGCTATCCAAATTATTGGTTCAACTCCAACTGCTATTGTTGGGGCATTTGAACCACTTACTGCTGTTTTAATCGGTGTTACAATTTTTGATGAAAAATTTACTCTTCAAATATCAATTGGAATATCTTTGATTTTAATCTCAGTTATATTGATAATAATTGGAAAAAGTATGAGCTTAGAAAAGATATTTACAACTATTCACAAAGTAAAATATACTTTTCTAAGATATTGGAGATGGAAGTAG
- a CDS encoding ankyrin repeat domain-containing protein: protein MKANDLNSYEELNLIAFDYARTGKTQDLKLLLNNGMSVDLCDYKGNTLLMLASYNGNIETVKLLIDNKAQVDKKNNKGQTPLGGVCFKGNLEIVKLLVENGANIHENNGFGFTPFAFAVIFGNTDIVEYFNEQDKNKSFKSKIYLVFSKFIKRFKK from the coding sequence ATGAAAGCTAATGATTTAAATAGTTATGAAGAGTTAAATTTGATTGCTTTTGATTATGCAAGAACAGGGAAAACGCAAGATTTAAAACTATTATTAAATAATGGGATGTCTGTTGACCTTTGTGATTATAAAGGTAATACTTTATTGATGTTGGCTTCATATAATGGAAATATTGAAACTGTAAAACTTTTAATAGATAATAAAGCACAAGTCGATAAAAAAAATAATAAAGGACAAACTCCACTTGGTGGAGTTTGTTTTAAAGGTAATTTAGAAATAGTAAAACTATTAGTTGAAAATGGTGCAAATATCCATGAAAATAATGGCTTTGGATTTACTCCTTTTGCTTTTGCTGTAATATTTGGAAATACTGATATTGTAGAGTATTTTAATGAACAAGATAAAAATAAAAGCTTTAAATCTAAAATTTATTTAGTTTTTTCAAAGTTTATAAAAAGATTTAAAAAATAG
- a CDS encoding paraquat-inducible protein A yields MYQKLDNIEECYSCGLFIEKDKRTKLSQRCPRCNSKLSVDKESSFDSLYYAISALLLFVILNIYPIITLNISDNELKTTLIGAVVALIEQEFFLIGVVVFFTILFAPILNSFVIIFVYIQKKLKIKIFSKTLLYDSFYFFKHWGFIEVFIISIIVTYIKLIGMVSTTKFDIGFYVMLIYIFCFYMSNKKFNAKSIFGE; encoded by the coding sequence ATGTATCAAAAACTAGATAATATCGAAGAGTGTTATAGTTGTGGTTTATTTATTGAAAAAGATAAACGAACAAAATTATCTCAAAGATGTCCTAGATGTAATAGTAAATTATCAGTAGATAAAGAGTCTTCTTTTGACTCTTTGTATTATGCTATTTCAGCTCTTTTATTATTTGTTATTTTAAATATTTATCCAATAATTACTTTAAATATTTCAGATAATGAACTAAAAACAACTTTGATAGGAGCTGTTGTTGCTTTAATAGAACAAGAGTTTTTTTTAATAGGAGTTGTTGTATTTTTTACTATTTTATTTGCTCCTATTTTAAACTCTTTTGTTATTATTTTTGTATATATTCAAAAAAAACTGAAAATAAAAATTTTTTCAAAAACTTTACTTTATGATAGTTTCTATTTTTTTAAACATTGGGGATTCATAGAAGTTTTTATCATAAGTATTATTGTTACTTATATAAAACTAATAGGAATGGTATCAACAACAAAGTTTGATATAGGATTTTATGTGATGTTGATTTATATTTTTTGTTTTTATATGTCAAATAAAAAGTTTAATGCAAAAAGTATTTTTGGAGAATAG
- a CDS encoding MlaD family protein, which translates to MGNDIEKAVVYKPKLVEKNKLSFIWILPLIILGVLGWIAYESYAKKGTNITVVFKSAEGLKENITPLEYKGLQLGKVTKISMHEDLQSVKVNILVNNDVARYVANEGSKFWIKKPTISLTKISGLNTLISGYKIELSPRFKTQDDYNKGAYQDYFEGLDTQPNDEWELNGYYINLIASNDKDNIEVGTPIFYNKFQIGEIVAKEFRYEKVFLSAYIYDKFNYLVNKSSKFVMNEALKVNYGASGLNIELGSLYSALVGGITVITSNKDDAKIENSDIYEVYASKDDLKNKEEFTIKFTDVSGIEENTPIIFKGIEIGKIIQVNLDKDVLTTKAYVYDEYKYLLTDKTRFFVEEPTISLDGVKNLGNIIKGNFISLDYKNGEFSNTFNAINKKDLSKSYNTIKLELLSENLNSISLNSKVFYKNIVIGRVDNYALTPDLKNVKITVLIDSKYKDLLNDYNLFYDMSSKIVEIKSMNLNINYSGVEPLLNGAIGLIADKRGDAELTKKEFKLYNSYKEVERLKRFYNTGFTIEASFDNSFEIKQDMAIVYKNQEIGFVKDIKFDDKKSKVNLFIYSPFKKYITDKSRFYKKGVVDFKASLSGVLFEVDNFTSLIDGSIHLDTTSTQSFEKFEIYGNEDEMKNSTNSLTIVFDDVEGLQENFSQLTYKGVNVGKVKKISLNSKQQIEVKALIYDDFASFAKEGTVFYLKKPRISLQEVANAGSTIMAVNIGVIKSESSNIQTVFKGTENQPSVEKSHLGTVYKIEDLTASSVNVDAPVYYKNVQIGKVSKIDLSEDGSKVVVDCLIYDKYTKLIRKNSEFYDISGFEMKFSIFTGSKIESNTFTSLLKGGLVVVTPYEYGEIADAGEKFTLVKTLRDDWKSISPSIK; encoded by the coding sequence ATGGGAAATGATATAGAAAAAGCAGTAGTTTATAAACCAAAATTAGTAGAAAAAAATAAACTTTCATTTATTTGGATTTTACCTTTAATAATTCTAGGTGTTTTAGGCTGGATTGCTTACGAATCTTACGCAAAAAAAGGTACAAATATTACAGTTGTATTTAAAAGTGCAGAAGGATTAAAAGAGAATATTACACCTTTGGAATACAAAGGTTTACAACTTGGAAAAGTAACAAAAATCTCAATGCACGAAGATTTACAAAGTGTAAAAGTAAATATTTTAGTAAATAATGATGTAGCACGATATGTTGCAAATGAAGGCTCAAAATTTTGGATAAAAAAACCAACTATCTCTTTGACAAAAATTTCTGGACTAAATACTTTGATAAGTGGTTACAAAATTGAACTCTCACCTAGATTTAAAACTCAAGATGACTATAACAAAGGTGCTTATCAAGACTATTTTGAAGGATTGGATACTCAACCAAATGATGAATGGGAATTAAATGGTTACTATATAAATCTGATTGCTTCAAATGATAAAGATAACATAGAAGTAGGAACACCGATATTTTATAATAAGTTTCAAATTGGGGAGATTGTAGCAAAAGAGTTTAGATATGAAAAAGTATTTTTAAGCGCGTATATTTACGATAAATTTAACTATTTGGTAAATAAAAGTTCAAAATTTGTTATGAATGAAGCTTTAAAAGTAAACTATGGAGCAAGTGGACTAAATATAGAACTTGGTTCTTTATATTCTGCGCTTGTTGGTGGAATTACTGTAATAACTTCAAATAAAGATGATGCAAAAATAGAAAATAGCGATATATATGAAGTTTATGCAAGTAAAGATGACTTAAAAAATAAAGAAGAGTTTACTATTAAATTTACAGATGTAAGTGGAATAGAAGAAAATACACCTATTATCTTTAAAGGAATAGAAATAGGAAAAATAATACAAGTAAATTTAGATAAAGATGTTTTAACTACAAAAGCTTATGTTTATGATGAATATAAATATCTTTTGACAGATAAAACTAGATTTTTTGTCGAAGAACCTACTATTTCACTTGATGGAGTAAAAAATCTAGGAAATATTATAAAAGGAAATTTTATTTCACTTGATTATAAAAATGGTGAGTTTTCAAATACTTTTAATGCAATAAATAAAAAAGATTTAAGTAAAAGTTATAACACAATAAAACTAGAACTTCTAAGTGAAAACTTAAATTCTATCTCTTTAAACTCAAAAGTATTTTATAAAAATATTGTAATAGGGCGAGTTGATAATTATGCTTTAACTCCTGATTTAAAAAATGTAAAAATCACAGTTTTAATAGATAGCAAATATAAAGATTTATTAAATGACTACAATCTTTTTTATGATATGAGTTCAAAAATTGTTGAAATAAAAAGTATGAATCTGAATATAAATTATAGTGGAGTTGAACCACTTTTAAATGGAGCAATTGGTTTAATTGCAGATAAAAGAGGTGATGCAGAACTTACAAAAAAAGAGTTTAAATTATATAACTCTTATAAAGAAGTTGAAAGACTAAAAAGATTTTATAATACAGGATTTACTATTGAAGCCTCTTTTGATAATAGTTTTGAAATAAAACAAGATATGGCAATTGTTTATAAAAATCAAGAGATAGGTTTTGTAAAAGATATAAAATTTGATGATAAAAAATCAAAAGTAAATCTTTTTATCTATTCTCCATTTAAAAAATATATTACAGATAAAAGTAGATTTTATAAAAAAGGAGTTGTTGATTTTAAAGCTAGTCTTAGTGGAGTTTTATTTGAAGTTGATAACTTCACTTCATTAATAGATGGCTCAATTCATCTTGATACAACTTCAACTCAATCTTTTGAGAAATTTGAAATATATGGAAATGAAGATGAGATGAAAAACTCAACAAATAGCCTAACAATAGTTTTTGATGATGTTGAAGGTTTACAAGAAAATTTTTCACAATTAACTTATAAAGGTGTAAATGTTGGAAAAGTTAAAAAAATCTCTTTAAATTCTAAACAACAAATAGAAGTAAAAGCACTAATTTATGATGATTTTGCCTCTTTTGCTAAAGAAGGAACAGTTTTTTACTTGAAAAAACCACGAATCTCTTTACAAGAAGTTGCAAATGCAGGCTCAACAATAATGGCAGTAAATATTGGAGTTATAAAAAGTGAAAGTTCAAATATTCAGACAGTTTTTAAAGGAACGGAAAATCAACCATCAGTTGAAAAATCTCACTTAGGAACAGTTTATAAAATAGAAGATTTAACTGCATCAAGTGTAAATGTCGATGCACCAGTTTATTATAAAAATGTCCAAATAGGAAAAGTAAGTAAAATAGACTTAAGTGAAGATGGTTCTAAAGTTGTAGTTGATTGTTTGATTTATGATAAATATACAAAACTAATTAGAAAAAATTCAGAGTTTTATGACATAAGTGGATTTGAGATGAAATTCTCTATTTTTACAGGTTCAAAAATAGAATCAAATACTTTTACAAGTCTGTTAAAAGGTGGATTAGTGGTGGTTACTCCTTATGAATATGGGGAAATTGCAGATGCTGGAGAGAAGTTTACTTTGGTAAAAACTTTAAGAGATGATTGGAAAAGTATAAGTCCAAGTATTAAGTAA
- a CDS encoding globin domain-containing protein encodes MNYNITQAQFGVRPPVTKPDPKVLEFLGEDGMRKLISNHYDILRTSEIKDLFPKSDEAFALAKQHSADFFIQICGGVDYFNQNRGNPMMVARHQPFKITPKARLVWLESYIKVLENLEMPDDLKQSFWNYLDVFSIWMINTPQD; translated from the coding sequence ATGAATTATAATATTACACAAGCACAATTTGGAGTAAGACCTCCTGTTACAAAGCCTGATCCTAAAGTTTTAGAATTTTTAGGTGAAGATGGAATGAGAAAATTAATATCAAATCACTATGATATTTTAAGAACAAGTGAAATCAAAGATTTATTTCCAAAAAGTGATGAAGCTTTTGCTTTAGCAAAACAACATTCAGCAGATTTTTTTATACAAATTTGTGGAGGAGTTGACTATTTTAACCAAAATAGAGGAAATCCAATGATGGTAGCACGACATCAACCATTTAAAATCACTCCTAAAGCCAGACTTGTTTGGCTTGAATCATATATCAAAGTTTTAGAAAACCTTGAAATGCCAGATGACTTAAAACAATCTTTTTGGAACTACTTAGATGTTTTCTCAATCTGGATGATAAACACTCCTCAAGATTAA
- a CDS encoding outer membrane beta-barrel protein translates to MMKRTLLAFSAISLLSSIYANDFDTRVYVGATSGKLDGERYNQFGVGYTANTKLDNDILLGFGNSVYYGEVTSNKSATTVDLDLRVGYELVRDLTAYAIGTGVYQYYDDTSATGLGYGGSLEYKFTRNFALEGTYKTVEMDHNSHKYDYDTTNLAVKFSY, encoded by the coding sequence ATGATGAAAAGAACTCTTTTAGCTTTTTCAGCTATTAGTTTATTATCTTCTATATATGCAAATGATTTCGATACAAGAGTTTATGTTGGTGCAACTTCAGGAAAACTTGATGGAGAAAGATATAATCAATTCGGAGTTGGTTATACAGCAAATACAAAATTAGATAATGACATTTTACTTGGATTTGGAAATAGTGTTTATTATGGAGAAGTAACAAGTAATAAAAGTGCTACAACTGTTGATTTAGATTTAAGAGTTGGTTATGAATTAGTAAGAGATTTAACAGCTTATGCAATAGGTACAGGTGTTTATCAATATTATGATGATACTTCAGCAACTGGACTTGGATATGGTGGTTCTTTAGAGTATAAATTTACAAGAAATTTTGCATTAGAAGGAACATATAAAACTGTTGAAATGGATCATAACTCACACAAATATGATTATGATACTACAAACTTAGCAGTTAAGTTCAGCTATTAA
- a CDS encoding paraquat-inducible protein A — translation MVLISCKNCHKVYEKEDYSEFICTRCKHKVTKRVTNSFQTSFALLICAILLYIPAMLYPIMEITQFGVDIQSTILQGVISFLEMKSYFIAIVIFTASVVIPFIKLVGLLFIFISLKTDVKMENKTKILIYKFIEAIGKWSMIDIYVVAILSSTVQLDEIFNIKGGIAATSFGLMVILTMMAANRFDTRIIWDGK, via the coding sequence ATGGTTTTAATCTCTTGTAAAAATTGTCATAAAGTTTATGAAAAGGAGGATTATAGTGAATTTATTTGTACAAGATGTAAACATAAAGTTACAAAAAGAGTAACAAACTCTTTTCAAACATCATTTGCTTTACTTATTTGTGCAATTTTACTTTATATTCCAGCAATGCTTTATCCAATTATGGAAATAACTCAATTTGGAGTTGATATTCAAAGTACTATTTTGCAAGGTGTTATTAGCTTTTTGGAGATGAAAAGTTATTTTATAGCAATTGTGATTTTTACTGCAAGTGTTGTAATTCCTTTCATAAAATTAGTTGGATTACTTTTTATTTTTATATCTTTAAAAACAGATGTAAAAATGGAAAATAAAACAAAGATTTTGATATATAAGTTTATTGAAGCTATTGGAAAATGGTCAATGATAGATATTTATGTAGTTGCAATTTTATCTTCAACCGTGCAACTTGATGAAATTTTTAATATAAAAGGTGGAATTGCTGCAACATCTTTTGGATTGATGGTTATTTTAACAATGATGGCAGCAAACAGATTTGATACAAGGATAATTTGGGATGGGAAATGA
- the ciaB gene encoding invasion protein CiaB, whose amino-acid sequence MMTKEEFLNDLQKIYDFLNDQKTKTNKLIKFLENKEFDKLTLIDDFAKSLNLEMKDDLRFALVTRLVNLRDDSLVQVLKKLEKNEKEIISLQEKAYQFVKQYWHEIHTKFIDFILENSLLTPFYREVFIGVYNVGLQMSAWQTSWTAHIINGINKELVAKFEGDEAKIMKYLEDEKLFDLGHGGITADRCYSALVKDGDKYKSQAYIKAFKKETTEVVDALEEFADKLIELEDEIYNQKWDYVLYIQALIKAFSEDRTDELVSKWADVDRAWMKIKTPIQIGHPLEYYEDHFRKAVALEWDIRLTNPKFAQNDHRVNKIKSAFSKIYSSFEPNENYKKIYDFSFKSLDKVQLYVGRPALFFGAEFNGLFSAQVVPNDEVVSLEEGKKIFAFSDEILQTSRAKPFLKLSQEIFGQKLLTRDRMFLFNETTSWHQVYDISTVGHEYGHILWCDDETESVMNKTGNFKNIEEFKATTGGLISYLLDVDTDELHLKEQVLIDLIKRSVGLIGWMEVDEVQPYYCEGLIHLNGLFDSGVLSWDDENKKLNIDISEAKFEVLKAWYITNYTALAKHYLDKKDATQFLNNYATKKEKYFMPNDENINSFVKYYFKRYQEIGQELDTVDKKENYIK is encoded by the coding sequence TTTTAAACGACTTACAAAAAATATATGATTTTTTAAATGACCAAAAAACAAAAACAAATAAACTAATAAAATTTTTAGAAAATAAAGAGTTTGATAAACTAACTCTTATTGATGATTTTGCAAAATCTTTAAATCTTGAAATGAAAGATGATTTAAGATTTGCACTTGTTACTAGACTTGTAAATTTAAGAGATGATAGTTTAGTTCAAGTTCTAAAAAAACTTGAAAAAAATGAGAAAGAGATTATCTCTTTACAAGAAAAAGCATACCAATTTGTAAAACAGTATTGGCATGAAATTCATACTAAATTTATTGATTTTATTTTGGAAAATTCTTTATTAACACCTTTTTATAGGGAAGTATTTATTGGAGTTTACAATGTAGGACTTCAAATGAGTGCATGGCAAACTTCTTGGACAGCACATATTATAAATGGAATAAATAAAGAGTTAGTTGCCAAGTTTGAAGGTGATGAAGCAAAAATCATGAAATATCTTGAAGATGAAAAACTTTTTGATTTAGGACATGGGGGAATTACTGCTGATAGATGTTACTCTGCTTTAGTAAAAGATGGTGACAAATATAAATCTCAAGCATATATAAAAGCTTTCAAAAAAGAGACAACTGAAGTTGTAGATGCACTTGAAGAGTTTGCAGATAAACTAATCGAACTTGAAGATGAAATTTACAATCAAAAATGGGATTATGTTTTATATATTCAAGCACTTATCAAAGCATTTAGTGAAGATAGAACAGATGAATTAGTTTCAAAATGGGCAGATGTAGATAGAGCTTGGATGAAAATAAAAACTCCAATTCAAATCGGACATCCACTTGAATACTATGAAGACCACTTTAGAAAAGCTGTTGCACTTGAATGGGATATTAGATTAACTAACCCAAAATTTGCACAAAATGACCATAGAGTAAATAAAATCAAATCAGCGTTTTCAAAAATATATTCAAGTTTTGAGCCAAATGAAAATTATAAAAAAATCTATGATTTTAGCTTCAAATCACTTGATAAAGTGCAACTTTATGTGGGACGACCTGCCCTATTCTTTGGTGCAGAGTTCAATGGACTATTTTCAGCACAAGTTGTACCAAATGATGAAGTTGTATCTTTAGAAGAAGGTAAAAAAATCTTTGCATTTAGTGATGAGATTTTACAAACTAGCAGGGCTAAACCATTTTTAAAACTAAGCCAAGAAATATTTGGGCAAAAACTTCTTACTCGTGATAGAATGTTTTTATTTAATGAAACAACATCTTGGCATCAAGTTTACGATATAAGTACAGTTGGACATGAATATGGTCATATTTTATGGTGTGATGATGAAACTGAATCAGTTATGAATAAAACTGGAAATTTCAAAAATATTGAAGAGTTCAAAGCAACAACTGGTGGATTAATCTCATATTTACTTGATGTTGATACAGACGAACTTCACCTAAAAGAGCAAGTTTTAATTGACCTTATAAAACGAAGTGTAGGATTGATTGGTTGGATGGAAGTTGATGAAGTTCAACCATACTATTGTGAAGGTTTGATTCACTTAAATGGACTTTTTGATAGTGGTGTTTTATCTTGGGATGATGAAAATAAAAAGTTAAATATAGATATAAGTGAGGCAAAATTTGAAGTTTTAAAAGCTTGGTATATCACAAACTATACTGCACTTGCGAAACACTATCTTGATAAAAAAGATGCAACGCAGTTTTTAAATAACTATGCAACAAAAAAAGAGAAATATTTTATGCCAAATGATGAAAATATAAACTCATTTGTAAAATATTACTTCAAAAGATACCAAGAGATTGGTCAAGAGTTAGATACAGTTGATAAAAAAGAAAATTATATAAAATAG